In Populus alba chromosome 1, ASM523922v2, whole genome shotgun sequence, a single window of DNA contains:
- the LOC118056872 gene encoding WEB family protein At5g55860 has translation MGAKECQNTTGSPKVEVGEIDTRAPFQSVKDAVTLFGEGAFSGEKPAIRKAKPHSAERVLAKETQLHLAQKEMNKLKDQVKNAESTKAQALVELEKAKRTVEDLTDKLKTVTESKESAIRETEAAKNQAKQIEETSNVDLPGSDGARKQDLESTREQYMTVFAELDATKQELRKIRQEHDASLEAKLAAFNQAAAAEHAAKANVEKVSELSKEISALQESIGQAKLVALEAHQEQAKIFAEKDVLRQSYKATLEASANKLLVLKNEFDPELARNLEKQLAETMNEIGALQKQMENAKASDLDSVRTVTSELDGAKEFLQKVSEEENSLRSLLESLKLELENVKKEHSQLKEKESETESIAGNLHVKLRKSKTELEQALVDESKAKGASEEMISTLHQLSSEAESARKEAEEMKSKAEELKNIAEATRIALEEAEKRLRVALEEVEEAKTAETRALDQIKALSERTNAARASTSESGAKITISREECEALSRKVEESDTLAEMKVAAAVAQIEAVKASENEALKRLEAAQKDIEDMRAATEEASKRAEMAEAAKRAVEGELRRWREREQKKAADTASRILAETQMASESSPHHYRNQKQNPAIQTVIEVRKLDKEKFSVSKKALLPNLSGIFYRKKNQIEGGSPSYLPGEKPV, from the exons ATGGGAGCAAAAGAATGCCAAAATACTACGGGCTCTCCTAAAGTGGAGGTGGGAGAGATAGATACTAGGGCACCATTTCAATCTGTCAAAGATGCCGTTACCCTCTTTGGTGAAGGTGCTTTCTCAGGGGAAAAACCTGCCATCAGAAAGGCAAAACCTCATTCTGCTGAG AGGGTATTGGCGAAGGAGACACAGCTTCACCTGGCCCAAAAGGAAATGAACAAGTTAAAGGATCAAGTAAAGAACGCTGAATCAACAAAGGCCCAGGCACTTGTAGAGCTTGAAAAGGCTAAAAGAACAGTAGAGGATCTCACTGATAAGCTCAAAACTGTTACTGAATCAAAGGAGTCAGCAATTAGGGAAACAGAAGCTGCAAAGAATCAGGCTAAGCAAATTGAAGAAACTAGCAATGTTGACCTTCCTGGATCTGATGGTGCTAGGAAGCAGGACTTGGAATCTACAAGAGAACAGTACATGACTGTATTTGCTGAACTTGATGCCACAAAGCAAGAACTAAGGAAAATTCGTCAGGAGCATGATGCATCCTTAGAAGCAAAGCTTGCTGCCTTCAACCAAGCTGCAGCAGCTGAGCATGCTGCCAAAGCAAATGTGGAAAAAGTTAGTGAGCTTTCCAAGGAAATCTCAGCCCTTCAGGAATCAATTGGGCAAGCGAAGCTTGTGGCTCTGGAAGCACACCAAGAGCAAGCAAAAATATTTGCTGAAAAAGATGTTCTGAGGCAATCATATAAAGCTACCCTGGAAGCATCAGCAAATAAACTTCTTGTGTTGAAGAATGAATTTGATCCTGAACTGGCCCGGAATCTTGAAAAACAACTGGCTGAAACAATGAATGAGATTGGTGCTCTGCAAAAGCAGATGGAAAATGCCAAGGCTTCAGATCTGGATTCTGTGAGAACTGTCACTTCAGAGCTAGATGGTGCCAAGGAGTTTCTACAAAAAGTATCAGAAGAGGAAAACTCCTTGCGAAGCTTGTTGGAATCTCTTAAGCTGGAGCTGGAGAATGTGAAGAAGGAGCATTCTCAACTGAAGGAGAAGGAATCAGAAACAGAATCCATTGCTGGGAACCTGCATGTCAAGCTCCGCAAAAGTAAGACTGAGCTAGAACAAGCACTTGTAGATGAATCCAAAGCAAAGGGTGCTTCTGAAGAGATGATCTCTACTCTCCACCAGCTATCATCAGAAGCAGAGAGTGCACGAAAGGAAGCTGAAGAGATGAAAAGCAAAGCTGAAGAGTTGAAGAACATAGCTGAAGCCACCAGAATTGCACTAGAAGAAGCTGAGAAGAGGCTGAGGGTTGCTTTGGAAGAAGTTGAGGAAGCAAAAACAGCAGAAACAAGGGCTCTAGATCAAATTAAGGCATTGTCTGAGCGAACTAATGCTGCACGAGCCTCAACTTCTGAATCTGGTGCCAAGATCACAATATCAAGGGAAGAGTGTGAGGCTTTAAGCCGGAAAGTTGAGGAGTCTGACACATTGGCAGAAATGAAAGTGGCAGCTGCTGTGGCTCAAATAGAAGCTGTTAAGGCTAGTGAAAACGAGGCTCTCAAGAGGTTAGAGGCAGCGCAAAAGGATATTGAGGATATGAGGGCTGCAACTGAGGAGGCTTCGAAGAGAGCTGAGATGGCTGAAGCAGCCAAGAGGGCAGTGGAGGGAGAACTTCGAAGGTGGCGTGAACGAGAGCAAAAGAAGGCTGCTGATACTGCATCACGGATTCTGGCAGAAACACAGATGGCTTCGGAATCATCCCCGCACCATTATAGGAATCAAAAGCAGAACCCGGCAATTCAGACAGTTATTGAGGTTCGGAAGTTGGACAAAGAGAAGTTCTCTGTCTCTAAAAAGGCACTTTTACCTAATCTGAGCGGTATCTTCTATAGAAAAAAGAACCAAATCGAAGGTGGGTCTCCTTCTTATCTGCCTGGAGAGAAGCCTGTTTGA
- the LOC118056871 gene encoding uncharacterized protein, whose protein sequence is MASNRDDSLSYTNNLSSSSSPITVSDLLEPSFLADPSNSLFGSASNSYQNDSAFLIDCTPSSGSDAEIGFSRPDFRQSPLAGTVQLYHRHVFLCYKNPSVWPPRIEAAEFDRLPRLLSAAVMARKGDMKNETRLTICEGHDGTETSNGDVLIFPDMIRYRRLTHFDVDTFVEEVLVKDGEWLPGTPEKLKGSYVFVCSHGSRDRRCGFCGPALVSRFKEEIELQGLQGKVSVSPCSHIGGHKYAGNVIIFGSSSKEAVTGHWYGYVTPEDIQILLEQHIGKGEIVDRLWRGQMGLSEEEQIKSHEGRLQQNGGTIENSKEITQGPVDKSNTSSSRSEVVSTGCCQQNGSSSCCQNPVLPEKDIADANERTAKVTPEKKKNNNKKPLSRINGSKGSSARKVCAMPTWFESWERDDTYAALAVACAVVSVAVAYKCYRQL, encoded by the exons ATGGCAAGCAACAGAGACGACTCCCTTTCATACACCAACAACCTCTCATCATCTTCCTCTCCAATCACAGTTTCTGACCTTCTAGAGCCCTCTTTCCTCGCCGACCCTTCAAACTCTCTCTTTGGCAGTGCTTCCAATAGCTACCAAAACGACTCTGCTTTCCTCATTGATTGTACTCCGAGCAGCGGCAGTGATGCAGAGATTGGGTTCTCTAGACCTGATTTCAGACAAAGCCCACTTGCTGGGACTGTACAGTTGTATCACCGCCACGTCTTCTTGTGTTACAAGAACCCTTCTGTTTGGCCACCTAGGATTGAGGCTGCTGAGTTTGATCGTTTGCCTAGGCTGCTATCCGCTGCTGTCATGGCCAGGAAAGGAGATATGAAGAACGAG ACCCGCTTAACAATATGTGAGGGGCATGATGGAACTGAGACATCAAATGGAGATGTGTTAATCTTCCCTGACATGATCAGATACAG GAGATTGACGCATTTTGATGTCGACACATTTGTTGAGGAAGTGCTTGTGAAGGATGGTGAATGGTTGCCTGGAACTCCTGAAAAATTGAAGGGTTCTTATGTTTTTGTATGTTCTCATGGGTCCCGAGATCGTCGCTGTGGTTTTTGTGGACCTGCTTTGGTTAGTAGATTCAAAGAGGAGATAGAATTACAGGGTCTCCAAGGTAAAGTATCCGTCAGCCCGTGCTCGCACATTGGAGGGCATAAATATGCAGGAAATGTCATCATATTTGGATCAAGTTCCAAAGAGGCTGTCACTGGACACTG GTACGGGTATGTCACCCCAGAGGACATACAAATATTACTCGAGCAGCATATTGGGAAGGGTGAGATTGTAGACCGGCTGTGGAG GGGCCAGATGGGTTTATCAGAAGAAGAACAGATTAAATCCCATGAAGGCAGGCTCCAACAGAATGGCGGGACTATAGAAAACAGTAAAGAGATTACACAAGGACCGGTAGACAAATCAAACACGAGCTCGAGTAGGTCTGAAGTTGTTTCTACAGGCTGTTGTCAGCAAAATGGAAGTTCATCCTGTTGCCAAAACCCTGTCTTACCAGAGAAGGATATTGCAGATGCCAATGAGAGGACAGCCAAGGTGACAcctgaaaagaagaagaacaacaacaagaaaCCGCTATCCCGGATCAACGGCAGTAAGGGATCATCTGCACGGAAGGTTTGTGCAATGCCAACATGGTTTGAGAGCTGGGAGCGTGATGATACATACGCAGCTCTTGCTGTTGCTTGTGCTGTAGTGTCAGTTGCTGTTGCTTACAAGTGCTACAGGCAGCTGTGA
- the LOC118056873 gene encoding cellulose synthase-like protein E1, which translates to MRSEKKYVPPLFETKRARGLVFFRSFAVTLFVGICLILFYRVSNIPRDGEEGRWVWIGLLGAELWFGFYWVLTQALRWNQVHRLTFKDRLSQRYEKDLPRVDIFVCTADPVIEPPVMVMNTVLSVMAYDYPPEKLAIYLSDDAGSDLTFYALLEASRFAKQWLPYCKKFDVQPRSPAAYFVSKSPTGDGGGQSQTMDLMAIKNLYQEMADRIETATMLGRIPEEARLEHEGFSQWDSYSSKRDHDTILKILIDGEDPCSTDTDGSALPTLVYLAREKRPQHFHNFKAGAMNALIRVSSKISNGQIVLNLDCDMCSNDPLTVRDALCFFMDEEKSHDIAFVQFPQWFANVTKNDLYSSSLRVITNVEFHGTDGYGGPLYVGTGCFHRRDTLCGREFSQDSKIEWKKHNDHRRQQSVHKLEEETKTLASCTHEQNTKWGDEMGLKYGCPVEDVITGLSIQCKGWKSAYFNPERKAFLGLAPTTLPQVLVQHKRWSEGDFQIVLSKYSPAWYAHGRISLGLQLGYCCYCFWAPNCLATLYYSIVPSLFLLKGVSLFPQVSSPWLLPFAYVIFAKYTYSLVEFLWAGGTVLGWWNDQRIWLYKRTSSYLFATVDTVLKTLGFGDTAFVITDKVADEDVSQRYEKEMMEFGATSPMFEVLSTLAMLNLFCLVGAVKKVIMNYSIHRLHETMPLQILLCGVLVLVNLPLYQGLLLRKDKGRMPCSVTVKSSLVALLVCTTFSFLL; encoded by the exons ATGAGAAGTGAGAAGAAGTATGTTCCTCCTCTGTTTGAGACAAAGAGAGCTAGGGGTCTGGTCTTCTTTAGGTCCTTTGCAGTGACTTTGTTTGTGGGCATatgtttgatattgttttaCAGAGTAAGCAACATACCGAGAGATGGAGAAGAAGGGAGATGGGTTTGGATTGGGTTGCTCGGAGCTGAGCTCTGGTTCGGTTTTTACTGGGTCCTCACACAAGCTCTCAGGTGGAACCAGGTTCACAGGCTCACCTTCAAGGACAGGCTCTCTCAAAG ATATGAGAAAGACTTGCCTCGGGTGGACATATTTGTGTGCACGGCAGACCCCGTGATAGAGCCACCGGTAATGGTGATGAACACTGTTTTATCGGTCATGGCTTATGATTACCCACCGGAGAAGCTTGCCATTTACCTGTCGGATGATGCCGGATCGGATCTAACTTTCTATGCTCTCTTGGAGGCATCTAGATTTGCAAAACAATGGCTACCATATTGCAAGAAGTTCGATGTGCAACCAAGGTCACCAGCTGCTTATTTTGTATCCAAGTCTCCTACAGGAGACGGTGGCGGTCAGAGTCAGACCATGGACTTGATGGCTATCAAG AATTTGTACCAAGAAATGGCGGATCGAATTGAAACAGCAACCATGCTAGGAAGAATCCCTGAAGAAGCACGCCTGGAACATGAGGGATTTTCTCAGTGGGATTCTTACTCATCGAAACGAGATCATGACACCATTCTTAAA ATTTTGATTGACGGGGAAGATCCATGTTCCACGGATACTGATGGGAGTGCATTGCCTACTTTAGTATACTTGGCTAGAGAAAAGAGACCCCAACATTTCCACAATTTCAAAGCTGGGGCCATGAATGCTTTG ATAAGAGTGTCTTCAAAGATTAGCAATGGACAGATCGTTCTCAATCTAGACTGTGATATGTGCTCAAACGATCCACTAACTGTGCGGGATGCGCTTTGCTTCTTCATGGATGAAGAAAAGAGCCATGACATTGCTTTTGTTCAGTTCCCACAGTGGTTCGCAAACGTTACCAAGAATGACCTATACAGCAGTTCCTTGCGTGTAATCACCAAT GTGGAATTCCATGGTACGGATGGTTATGGAGGCCCTCTTTATGTTGGAACTGGCTGCTTTCACAGGAGAGATACTCTCTGTGGAAGGGAATTCAGCCAGGATTCTAAGATTGAATGGAAAAAACATAACGATCATAGAAGACAACAAAGTGTTCacaaattagaagaagaaacaaaaactctTGCAAGCTGCACTCATGAGCAAAATACAAAATGGGGGGATGAG ATGGGGTTGAAATATGGATGTCCAGTGGAAGACGTGATTACAGGGTTGTCTATCCAGTGCAAAGGATGGAAATCAGCATATTTCAACCCAGAAAGGAAAGCATTCTTAGGTCTTGCACCGACCACCTTGCCTCAGGTGCTCGTGCAACACAAACGATGGTCTGAAGGTGATTTTCAGATTGTGCTCTCCAAGTACAGCCCTGCATGGTATGCACATGGCAGGATTAGCCTTGGCCTTCAACTAGGGTATTGCTGCTACTGTTTCTGGGCTCCTAACTGCTTGGCAACTCTGTACTACTCCATCGTCCCCTCCCTTTTTCTCTTGAAAGGCGTATCCTTGTTTCCCCAG GTTTCAAGCCCATGGCTCCTACCATTTGCATATGTGATATTTGCCAAATACACTTACAGCCTGGTTGAGTTTCTCTGGGCTGGCGGGACAGTCCTAGGTTGGTGGAACGACCAGAGAATTTGGCTGTATAAAAGAACAAGCTCCTATCTCTTCGCCACTGTCGACACCGTTTTAAAGACACTAGGATTTGGTGATACAGCATTTGTAATCACAGACAAAGTAGCAGATGAAGACGTCTCGCAAAGATACGAGAAGGAGATGATGGAGTTTGGAGCCACCTCTCCAATGTTCGAAGTCTTATCCACGCTTGCGATGCTCAATTTATTCTGCCTCGTCGGAGCAGTGAAAAAGGTGATCATGAATTACAGCATTCATAGACTTCATGAGACAATGCCTCTGCAAATTCTACTCTGTGGGGTTTTGGTCCTCGTCAACTTGCCTCTGTATCAAGGCCTTCTTCTAAGGAAGGACAAGGGCCGGATGCCATGCTCTGTTACAGTCAAATCTTCTTTAGTAGCTCTCCTTGTTTGTACCACCTTCTCTTTCCTATTATAA